In the bacterium genome, one interval contains:
- a CDS encoding thiamine pyrophosphate-binding protein: MPKMTGAQVLAEMLKGYGVTHVFLVPAVLRRSMAEMEERTQIARIQTHGEKSAAYMADGYARASGRPGVCMAQVIGAMNLAAGLRDAYLAKSPVLAFTGGRVPKTKFRKVYQEIDDVPGFEKVTKFNATVDDVSRFPDMLRQAFRVATTGTPGPVHLQFAGNEGQLDTGEADMEIVIEKEFAQLPPFRPAPEAGCVQAVARLLEAAKKPIIVSGGGVRASGAAKELVALAEKLNIPVATSLTGKDTIPGNHPLSVGVVGTYSRKSANLTVNAADLVFFVGSETGGMTTHFWNVPPIGTPAIQLDIEPEQLGRNYPLKASIQGDAKVSLQMLIEAADGGTAASRNAWVKEAQGIVKAFRDEFADLMNSDAVPMRPERICKELSASLPSDTLVLADTGHSGMWMGGMFDLMHPTQSYIRSFGHLGWAFSAGLGAKCAVPDRPVLTFTGDSGFWYHIGEIETAVRWKINAVTLVNNNAAGNQSKRGFDKAYGGKQTEQARELWTLSETNFAKIAEDMGALGIRVEKPSELNSALQRAFEANRPVVIDCVSDIEAMAPLAVE; the protein is encoded by the coding sequence ATGCCCAAGATGACCGGTGCGCAGGTTCTGGCCGAGATGCTGAAAGGCTATGGTGTCACACACGTATTCCTGGTGCCCGCGGTGCTCCGCCGTTCGATGGCCGAGATGGAGGAGCGGACCCAGATCGCGCGCATCCAGACCCACGGAGAAAAATCCGCCGCCTACATGGCGGACGGTTACGCCCGCGCTTCGGGCCGGCCGGGTGTCTGCATGGCGCAGGTCATCGGGGCGATGAACCTCGCGGCGGGGCTTCGCGACGCCTATCTCGCCAAGTCCCCGGTACTGGCCTTCACCGGCGGCCGCGTTCCGAAGACGAAATTCCGCAAAGTTTACCAGGAAATCGACGATGTGCCGGGCTTCGAAAAGGTCACGAAGTTCAACGCGACGGTAGACGATGTTTCCCGCTTTCCAGACATGCTGCGCCAGGCCTTCCGCGTGGCGACGACCGGCACGCCGGGGCCGGTGCACCTGCAGTTCGCTGGGAACGAGGGGCAACTCGACACCGGCGAGGCCGACATGGAGATCGTTATCGAGAAAGAGTTCGCCCAGCTTCCTCCCTTCCGCCCCGCCCCCGAGGCGGGTTGCGTCCAGGCGGTGGCGCGGCTGCTGGAGGCCGCGAAAAAGCCCATCATTGTGTCGGGCGGCGGGGTGCGCGCCTCGGGCGCCGCGAAGGAGTTGGTGGCGCTCGCCGAAAAGCTGAATATCCCGGTCGCCACCTCCCTCACCGGGAAAGACACCATCCCCGGCAACCATCCCCTCTCGGTGGGCGTCGTGGGCACGTATTCGAGAAAAAGCGCGAACCTCACCGTCAATGCGGCCGACCTCGTGTTCTTCGTTGGATCAGAGACGGGCGGCATGACCACACACTTCTGGAACGTCCCGCCCATCGGGACGCCGGCCATCCAGCTCGACATCGAACCCGAGCAGCTTGGGCGCAACTACCCCCTCAAGGCCTCCATTCAGGGCGACGCCAAGGTTTCGCTCCAGATGCTCATCGAGGCGGCCGACGGCGGCACTGCCGCATCGCGCAACGCATGGGTTAAAGAGGCACAGGGCATCGTCAAGGCGTTCCGGGACGAGTTCGCCGATCTGATGAATTCCGATGCCGTTCCCATGCGGCCCGAGCGCATCTGCAAGGAGCTGAGCGCGTCGCTCCCCTCGGACACCCTCGTTCTGGCGGACACCGGCCACTCGGGCATGTGGATGGGCGGCATGTTCGATCTGATGCACCCGACGCAGAGCTACATCCGCAGCTTCGGCCACCTGGGCTGGGCCTTTTCCGCGGGCCTCGGGGCGAAGTGCGCCGTGCCGGACCGCCCGGTGCTCACCTTCACGGGAGACTCGGGCTTCTGGTACCACATCGGCGAGATCGAGACCGCCGTCAGGTGGAAGATCAACGCCGTCACCCTCGTCAACAACAACGCTGCCGGCAACCAGTCGAAACGCGGTTTCGATAAAGCCTACGGCGGCAAGCAGACCGAGCAGGCCCGGGAGCTCTGGACGCTCAGCGAAACCAACTTCGCCAAGATCGCCGAGGACATGGGGGCGCTGGGCATTCGCGTCGAGAAGCCCTCGGAACTCAACAGCGCACTGCAGCGGGCCTTTGAGGCGAACCGCCCGGTCGTCATTGACTGCGTGAGCGACATCGAGGCGATGGCGCCGCTCGCGGTGGAGTAG